The Claveliimonas bilis genome window below encodes:
- a CDS encoding HPr family phosphocarrier protein produces the protein MKTFQYTIQDELGIHARPAGLLVKEAKKFQSAITLEGNGKKAEAGKLLAIMGMGLKQGAEITITAEGADEDAAIAAMEEFMKANL, from the coding sequence ATGAAAACATTTCAGTACACTATTCAGGATGAACTTGGTATTCACGCAAGACCGGCAGGACTTCTTGTAAAAGAAGCAAAGAAATTCCAGTCTGCCATTACGCTGGAAGGAAACGGAAAGAAAGCGGAAGCCGGAAAGCTTCTGGCTATTATGGGAATGGGCTTAAAACAGGGAGCAGAGATTACCATTACTGCAGAGGGAGCGGATGAAGACGCCGCCATCGCTGCAATGGAAGAGTTTATGAAAGCAAATTTATAA